One Symphalangus syndactylus isolate Jambi chromosome 9, NHGRI_mSymSyn1-v2.1_pri, whole genome shotgun sequence DNA segment encodes these proteins:
- the DBNL gene encoding drebrin-like protein isoform X1: protein MAANLSRNGPALQEAYVRVVTEKSPIDWALFTYEGNSNDIRVAGTGEGGLEEMVEELNSGKVMYAFCRVKDPNSGLPKFVLINWTGEGVNDVRKGACASHVSTMANFLKGAHVTINARAEEDVEPECIMEKVAKASGANYSFHKESGRFQDAGPQAPVGSVYQKTNAVSEIKRVGKDSFWAKAEKEEENRRLEEKRRAEEAQRQLEQERRERELREAARREQRYQEQGGEASPQSRTWEQQQEVVSRNRDEQGSTCASLQESAVHPREIFKQKERAMSTTSISSPQPGKLRSPFLQKQLTQPETHFGREPAAAVSRPRADLPADEPVPSTPPCLVQAEEEAVYEEPPEQETFYEEPPLVQQQGASSEHIDHHIQGQGLSGQGLCARALYDYQAADDTEISFDPENLITGIEVIDEGWWRGYGPDGHFGMFPANYVELIE, encoded by the exons ATGGCGGCGAACCTGAGCCGGAACGGGCCAGCGCTGCAGGAGGCCTACGTGCGGGTGGTCACCGAGAAGTCCCCGATCGACTG GGCTCTCTTTACCTATGAAGGCAACAGCAACGACATCCGCGTGGCTGGCACAGGGG AGGGTGGCCTGGAGGAGATGGTGGAGGAGCTCAACAGTGGGAAGGTGATGTACGCCTTCTGCAGAGTGAAGGACCCCAACTCCGGACTGCCCAAATTTGTCCTCATCAACTGG ACAGGCGAGGGTGTGAATGACGTGCGGAAGGGAGCCTGCGCCAGCCACGTCAGCACCATGGCCAACTTCCTGAAG GGGGCCCACGTGACCATCAACGCACGGGCCGAGGAGGATGTGGAGCCTGAGTGCATCATGGAGAAGGTGGCCAAGGCTTCAGGTGCCAACTACAGCTTTCACAAGGAGAGTGGCCGCTTCCAGGACGCGGGACCCCAGGCCCCAGTG GGCTCTGTGTACCAGAAGACCAATGCTGTGTCTGAGATTAAAAGGGTTGGTAAAGACAGCTTCTGGGCCAAAGCAGAG aaggaggaggagaaccgTCGGCTGGAGGAAAAGCGGCGGGCTGAGGAGGCGCAGCGGCAGCTGGAGCAGGAGCGCCGGGAGCGTGAGCTGCGTGAGGCTGCACGCCGGGAGCAGCGCTATCAGGAGCAGGGTGGCGAGGCCAGCCCCCAGAG CAGGACGTGGGAGCAGCAGCAAGAAGTGGTTTCAAGGAACCGAGATGAGCAG GGGTCAACATGTGCTTCCCTCCAGGAGTCTGCCGTGCATCCGAGGGAGATTTTCAAGCAGAAGGAGAGGGCCATGTCCACCACCTCCATCTCCAGTCCTCAGCCTG GCAAGCTGAGGAGCCCCTTCCTGCAGAAGCAGCTCACCCAACCAGAGACCCACTTTGGCAGAGAGCCAGCTGCTGCCGTCTCAAGGCCCAGGGCAG ATCTCCCTGCTGATGAGCCGGTGCCCAGCACTCCTCCATGTCTGGTGCAGGCAGAAGAGGAGGCTGTGTATGAGGAACCCCCAGAGCAGGAGACCTTCTACGAGGAGCCCCCACTG GTGCAGCAGCAAGGTGCCAGCTCTGAGCACATTGACCACCACATTCAGGGCCAGGGGCTCAGTGGGCAAGGGCTCTGTGCCCGTGCCCTGTATGACTACCAGGCAG CTGACGACACAGAGATCTCCTTTGACCCTGAGAACCTCATCACAGGCATCGAGGTGATCGACGAAGGCTGGTGGCGTGGCTATGGGCCCGATGGCCATTTTGGCATGTTCCCTGCCAACTACGTGGAGCTCATTGAGTGA
- the DBNL gene encoding drebrin-like protein isoform X9 — translation MAANLSRNGPALQEAYVRVVTEKSPIDWALFTYEGNTCASHVSTMANFLKGAHVTINARAEEDVEPECIMEKVAKASGANYSFHKESGRFQDAGPQAPVGSVYQKTNAVSEIKRVGKDSFWAKAEKEEENRRLEEKRRAEEAQRQLEQERRERELREAARREQRYQEQGGEASPQRTWEQQQEVVSRNRDEQESAVHPREIFKQKERAMSTTSISSPQPGKLRSPFLQKQLTQPETHFGREPAAAVSRPRADLPADEPVPSTPPCLVQAEEEAVYEEPPEQETFYEEPPLVQQQGASSEHIDHHIQGQGLSGQGLCARALYDYQAADDTEISFDPENLITGIEVIDEGWWRGYGPDGHFGMFPANYVELIE, via the exons ATGGCGGCGAACCTGAGCCGGAACGGGCCAGCGCTGCAGGAGGCCTACGTGCGGGTGGTCACCGAGAAGTCCCCGATCGACTG GGCTCTCTTTACCTATGAAGGCAACA CCTGCGCCAGCCACGTCAGCACCATGGCCAACTTCCTGAAG GGGGCCCACGTGACCATCAACGCACGGGCCGAGGAGGATGTGGAGCCTGAGTGCATCATGGAGAAGGTGGCCAAGGCTTCAGGTGCCAACTACAGCTTTCACAAGGAGAGTGGCCGCTTCCAGGACGCGGGACCCCAGGCCCCAGTG GGCTCTGTGTACCAGAAGACCAATGCTGTGTCTGAGATTAAAAGGGTTGGTAAAGACAGCTTCTGGGCCAAAGCAGAG aaggaggaggagaaccgTCGGCTGGAGGAAAAGCGGCGGGCTGAGGAGGCGCAGCGGCAGCTGGAGCAGGAGCGCCGGGAGCGTGAGCTGCGTGAGGCTGCACGCCGGGAGCAGCGCTATCAGGAGCAGGGTGGCGAGGCCAGCCCCCAGAG GACGTGGGAGCAGCAGCAAGAAGTGGTTTCAAGGAACCGAGATGAGCAG GAGTCTGCCGTGCATCCGAGGGAGATTTTCAAGCAGAAGGAGAGGGCCATGTCCACCACCTCCATCTCCAGTCCTCAGCCTG GCAAGCTGAGGAGCCCCTTCCTGCAGAAGCAGCTCACCCAACCAGAGACCCACTTTGGCAGAGAGCCAGCTGCTGCCGTCTCAAGGCCCAGGGCAG ATCTCCCTGCTGATGAGCCGGTGCCCAGCACTCCTCCATGTCTGGTGCAGGCAGAAGAGGAGGCTGTGTATGAGGAACCCCCAGAGCAGGAGACCTTCTACGAGGAGCCCCCACTG GTGCAGCAGCAAGGTGCCAGCTCTGAGCACATTGACCACCACATTCAGGGCCAGGGGCTCAGTGGGCAAGGGCTCTGTGCCCGTGCCCTGTATGACTACCAGGCAG CTGACGACACAGAGATCTCCTTTGACCCTGAGAACCTCATCACAGGCATCGAGGTGATCGACGAAGGCTGGTGGCGTGGCTATGGGCCCGATGGCCATTTTGGCATGTTCCCTGCCAACTACGTGGAGCTCATTGAGTGA